The proteins below are encoded in one region of uncultured Desulfovibrio sp.:
- a CDS encoding CopG family ribbon-helix-helix protein, translated as MQTSMSIRLPKELATQLGELAEATGRTKSFLAVQALHEFVERESWQVAEIQKALREAEEGDFAPDEDVAALDQKWSYHAH; from the coding sequence ATGCAAACTTCCATGTCCATCCGTCTGCCCAAGGAGCTGGCCACGCAGCTGGGAGAGCTGGCCGAAGCCACGGGGCGCACCAAGAGCTTTCTTGCCGTGCAGGCACTGCACGAATTTGTGGAACGCGAGTCCTGGCAGGTCGCAGAAATACAAAAGGCCCTCCGCGAAGCCGAGGAAGGCGACTTTGCCCCTGATGAAGACGTGGCCGCGCTTGACCAGAAGTGGAGCTACCATGCGCATTAG